In Leptodactylus fuscus isolate aLepFus1 chromosome 2, aLepFus1.hap2, whole genome shotgun sequence, one genomic interval encodes:
- the SIK1 gene encoding serine/threonine-protein kinase SIK1 encodes MVILRDASGSAPRRPLRVGFYDIEGTLGKGNFAVVKLARHRVTNTQVAIKIIDKTRLDRTNLEKIYREVQIMKRLRHPHIIRLYQVMETKDMIYIVTEYAKNGELFDYLTVRGRLSEEEARAKFLQILSAVEYCHSQNIVHRDLKTENLLLSDSMDIKLADFGFGNFYMEGRPLSTWCGSPPYAAPEVFQGKEYEGPLLDVWSLGVVLYVLLCGSFPFDGPNLPTLRQRVLDGRFRIPYYMSQDCESLLRRMLVVDPGKRLSIAQIRQHRWFQGMASQQPLLHSDLPAPQPCMQVLAIMQSLGIDRERTLQALQNDTYDNYAAIYYFLVERLQESRFGQSSAPEPKPMDCVKASPSSTAAPSLLCQPQATVPDYDCELSGPLQSLLYLGETPILGAPLSAPDPTIQESSLREEPPLYEKILQTAQPSPAAPDILVSFTSSQSNSPENVVQRSCHHPLRSTAPLSAHSATPVLQHQGIPSPNCLLPVTFQEGRRASDTYLTQGASALRQLRRSVRVRGLLCLNKLRHRGLSGRGCRSVDGAPGAGDSPGFLLDVLQQQRLLQISLCSGPPGHPSSLLPPDNPADCCSEPTFITEACAWPPTPVTCSVDCGSHAAQ; translated from the exons ATGGTGATTCTGAGGGACGCATCGGGCAGCGCCCCCCGCAGGCCTCTCCGGGTCGGCTTTTATGATATTGAAGGGACCCTCGGCAAGGGAAACTTTGCGGTAGTGAAACTGGCGAGGCACCGAGTAACCAACACACAG GTTGCCATTAAAATCATTGACAAGACACGACTGGACCGCACCAACCTGGAGAAGATTTATAGGGAAGTCCAGATCATGAAACGCTTGCGCCACCCGCACATAATCCGCCTGTACCAG GTGATGGAGACCAAAGACATGATTTATATTGTCACAGAATATGCCAAAAACGGGGAATTATTTG ATTACCTGACTGTGCGAGGGCGCTTGTCGGAGGAGGAAGCTCGCGCCAAGTTCCTGCAGATCCTGTCAGCGGTGGAGTATTGTCACAGCCAGAACATTGTCCACCGAGACCTGAAGACCGAGAACCTTCTGCTGAGTGACAGCATGGACATCAAGCTGGCCG ATTTTGGGTTTGGCAATTTCTACATGGAAGGTCGACCCCTCAGTACCTGGTGTGGAAGCCCCCCGTATGCCGCACCAGAGGTATTCCAGGGGAAGGAGTATGAGGGACCCCTACTGGATGTCTGG AGTTTGGGGGTCGTCCTGTACGTTTTGCTTTGTGGATCATTTCCCTTTGATGGGCCAAACCTGCCGACCCTGCGACAGCGAGTCCTGGATGGGCGCTTCCGAATTCCATACTACATGTCACAGG ACTGTGAGTCTCTGCTGCGCCGGATGCTGGTGGTGGACCCGGGGAAGCGGCTGAGCATTGCACAGATCAGACAGCATCGGTGGTTCCAGGGAATGGCCTCCCAGCAGCCCCTTCTACACAGTGATCTCCCTGCCCCCCAGCCCTGTATGCAAGTCCTGGCCATCATGCAGAGCCTGGGCATTGACAGAGAGCGCACCCTGCAG gccttaCAGAACGACACCTATGACAATTACGCCGCCATTTACTACTTCCTGGTGGAGCGGCTGCAGGAGTCGCGCTTTGGACAATCCTCAGCACCAGAGCCCAAACCCATGGACTGTGTGAAG GCCTCCCCCTCCTCTACTGCTGCTCCTTCTCTCTTGTGTCAGCCACAGGCAACTGTACCAGATTACGACTGTGAGCTGAGCGGTCCGCTGCAG TCTTTGCTGtatctgggggagacccctatTTTAGGGGCCCCTCTATCGGCCCCTGACCCTACAATACAGGAGTCTTCGTTACGTGAGGAGCCGCCGCTGTATGAGAAGATCCTGCAGACTGCACAGCCAAGCCCAGCGGCTCCAG ATATTCTGGTGTCCTTCACGTCTTCCCAGTCTAACAGTCCAGAGAATGTTGTGCAGCGCTCCTGCCACCATCCATTACGCTCTACGGCGCCTCTCAGTGCTCACTCAGCTACCCCAGTTCTGCAGCATCAGGGAATCCCCTCCCCCAACTGtctcctgcctgtcaccttccaaGAGGGGCGCCGAGCATCAGACACCTACCTGACACAAG GAGCCAGCGCCCTTCGCCAGCTGCGGAGATCTGTTCGGGTGCGCGGTCTCCTGTGTCTCAATAAGCTGCGCCATCGTGGACTCTCTGGCCGTGGTTGTCGCTCTGTAGATGGCGCTCCTGGTGCCGGCGACTCCCCAGGCTTCCTGttggatgttctgcagcagcagag GTTGCTACAGATTTCCCTCTGCTCGGGCCCCCCAGGTCACCCATCTTCGCTGCTCCCCCCTGATAACCCTGCAGATTGCTGCTCGGAGCCGACATTTATTACAGAAGCTTGTGCGTGGCCCCCGACACCTGTGACTTGTAGTGTGGACTGTGGCTCCCATGCCGCCCAGTGA